One genomic region from Campylobacter concisus encodes:
- a CDS encoding thiazole synthase, which yields MQSDSLILGGKEFQSRFILGSGKYSHELIDSAINEARAQILTLALRRINESKERNILDFIPKGVTLLPNTSGARNAKEAVRIAQLARELGCGELVKIEIITDSKFLFPDNAETIKACEALANDGFVPMPYMFPDLNAARAMLSAGASCIMPLAAPIGSNQGLVFKDIIEILINELDTQIIVDAGIGRPSQACEAMEMGAAAIMANTAIASSKNIPLMARAFKEAIIAGRNAYLAGLGTKSKSANASSPLTGFLD from the coding sequence TTGCAAAGTGATAGTTTGATCCTTGGCGGCAAGGAATTTCAAAGCCGCTTTATCCTTGGCTCTGGCAAGTACTCGCACGAGCTCATCGACTCAGCCATAAACGAGGCTAGAGCGCAGATCCTAACCCTTGCTCTTAGGCGCATAAACGAGAGCAAAGAGCGAAATATACTTGACTTTATCCCAAAAGGCGTGACGCTTTTGCCAAACACAAGTGGCGCCAGAAACGCCAAAGAGGCTGTTCGTATCGCCCAGCTCGCACGTGAGCTTGGATGCGGCGAGCTTGTTAAGATAGAGATCATAACTGACTCTAAATTTCTCTTTCCAGACAACGCTGAAACGATAAAAGCTTGCGAAGCTTTGGCAAATGACGGCTTTGTGCCGATGCCATATATGTTTCCGGATCTAAACGCCGCAAGAGCGATGCTAAGTGCAGGAGCAAGCTGCATAATGCCTCTAGCTGCACCAATTGGCTCAAACCAAGGGCTAGTTTTTAAAGATATTATTGAAATTTTGATAAACGAGCTTGATACGCAGATCATAGTTGATGCTGGCATTGGCAGGCCTTCACAAGCATGCGAAGCAATGGAGATGGGAGCGGCTGCAATAATGGCAAACACAGCTATCGCCTCATCTAAAAACATCCCACTCATGGCAAGAGCCTTTAAAGAGGCGATCATCGCTGGTCGCAACGCCTATCTAGCAGGCCTTGGTACAAAGAGCAAAAGCGCAAACGCCTCATCGCCGCTCACTGGTTTTTTAGACTGA
- a CDS encoding COG3400 family protein, protein MKKILIIADGTFARNFLNRLLETKSNLHHYIVVSSEDYSQKSNYENFTFYQFDPTSLSRLKSVSDGYFSQFCIVCDDKNEAVAVYENLRQISTKTETVFMSSWELDEKCKETFASDKHLSVVDIRDIAASRLMDYLPDLPVLADNIGLSEGEIMEVKVPIGSSYMYRHISSVAQKKWRIALIYRGSEIILPKPNVMIQPSDILLIVGDPNVLQNVYRSIKRESGQFPSPFGSNIYVLIDMISMDKERVSKLIKDSLYLHSKLNNKRLFFRVINPTLGENLDTLKAIKEKNIIVLMDYFNSDNKSIKYDVLKHDIGLILSDDKYFFKFKKLFYELKLPVLKTGKILLSNIKEGVILGDQSQEVENQSAVITDCCAQLDLEMKFYYFDNKHSDDEALREHFESISALFSKRIKIENHNLKNPLVKLKNTKDLLHFVMFSKSVANGGAFAFLSTNLNRLYKKLSQNAQLFVPVSE, encoded by the coding sequence ATGAAGAAAATTTTAATAATCGCAGATGGAACTTTCGCAAGAAATTTTTTAAACAGACTACTTGAAACAAAATCAAATTTACATCACTATATCGTTGTTTCAAGTGAAGATTACAGCCAAAAATCAAATTATGAAAATTTTACATTTTACCAGTTTGATCCAACCAGTCTTTCAAGGCTAAAAAGCGTGAGTGATGGCTATTTTAGTCAGTTTTGTATAGTTTGCGATGATAAAAATGAGGCGGTTGCTGTTTATGAAAATTTAAGACAGATCAGCACAAAGACCGAGACTGTTTTTATGAGCTCATGGGAGCTTGATGAAAAATGCAAAGAAACATTTGCAAGCGATAAACACTTAAGTGTAGTTGATATCAGAGATATTGCAGCATCAAGACTTATGGACTATTTACCAGATTTGCCAGTTTTAGCCGATAATATCGGACTTAGTGAGGGCGAGATCATGGAAGTTAAGGTGCCAATAGGTAGCTCTTATATGTATCGTCACATTAGCTCAGTAGCTCAAAAAAAATGGCGAATAGCTCTCATATATCGAGGCAGCGAGATCATCTTGCCAAAGCCAAATGTAATGATACAGCCAAGCGATATACTACTAATCGTTGGTGATCCAAATGTGCTTCAAAATGTTTACCGCTCGATCAAGCGTGAAAGTGGGCAGTTTCCAAGTCCATTTGGTAGCAACATCTATGTGCTGATCGATATGATCTCAATGGATAAAGAACGTGTTAGCAAGCTCATAAAGGATAGCTTGTATTTGCATTCAAAGCTAAATAATAAACGCCTTTTTTTTAGAGTGATAAATCCAACTTTAGGTGAAAATTTAGATACTTTAAAAGCGATAAAAGAGAAAAATATCATTGTTTTGATGGATTATTTTAATAGTGATAACAAATCTATAAAATATGATGTTTTAAAGCACGATATCGGCCTAATCTTAAGCGATGATAAATACTTTTTTAAATTTAAAAAGCTATTTTATGAGCTAAAACTTCCAGTGCTAAAAACGGGTAAAATTTTGCTCTCGAATATAAAAGAGGGCGTTATACTAGGCGATCAAAGTCAAGAAGTGGAGAATCAATCAGCTGTGATAACAGACTGCTGTGCACAGCTTGATTTGGAGATGAAATTTTACTATTTTGATAATAAGCATAGCGATGATGAGGCGTTAAGAGAGCATTTTGAGAGCATTAGCGCGCTATTTTCTAAGCGTATAAAGATAGAAAATCACAATCTTAAAAATCCGCTTGTAAAACTAAAAAATACAAAAGATTTGCTTCATTTTGTAATGTTTAGCAAAAGCGTGGCAAATGGTGGGGCATTTGCCTTTTTATCGACAAATTTAAATAGGCTTTATAAAAAACTAAGCCAAAATGCACAGCTTTTTGTGCCAGTAAGTGAGTAA
- the mog gene encoding molybdopterin adenylyltransferase produces MKAKIGILTLSDRASEGTYEDKSGPAIKEVLDSWIVSEREYFYEVIPDEFELIKERLVHMVDVLGCDLVLTTGGTGPALRDVTPEATEAVCEKMMPGFGELMRAASLKYVPTAILSRQTAGIRGHALIINLPGQPKAIKECLEPVFPAVPYCIDLIEGAFIETDENVMKVFRPKQKKIS; encoded by the coding sequence GTGAAAGCAAAAATAGGTATATTAACCCTTTCTGACCGTGCAAGCGAAGGTACATACGAGGACAAATCAGGCCCAGCGATCAAAGAGGTGCTTGATAGCTGGATAGTGAGCGAGCGTGAGTACTTTTACGAGGTTATACCAGATGAGTTTGAGCTGATAAAAGAGAGGCTTGTGCACATGGTAGACGTGCTTGGCTGCGACCTTGTGCTAACTACCGGTGGTACTGGGCCAGCTCTTAGAGATGTGACACCAGAGGCAACAGAGGCAGTTTGTGAGAAGATGATGCCAGGCTTTGGCGAGCTGATGAGAGCAGCAAGCTTAAAATACGTCCCAACAGCGATCCTATCACGCCAAACAGCAGGCATCAGAGGCCACGCGCTCATCATAAATTTACCAGGTCAACCAAAGGCGATAAAAGAGTGCTTGGAGCCAGTATTTCCAGCGGTGCCATACTGCATCGATCTCATAGAGGGTGCATTTATCGAGACTGATGAAAACGTGATGAAAGTTTTCCGCCCAAAACAAAAGAAAATCTCGTAA
- a CDS encoding ATP-dependent metallopeptidase FtsH/Yme1/Tma family protein, which yields MKLSQMPIMQKFKFNRKNILIIAAIALIGVLLFAVSKEPRNITYSQYMQLMEGNFVDRAVIDGDEVILYAQNNRFSIIKEGIDLKELIKKVPVEKTKQYITPGMVWGFIIFVCFILWYAYIFRSINKKNESLFSKKDGALEIESVLNQNVMPVISNVRFSDVAGISEVKSELSEIVDFLKNPQKYRNFGIKMPKGVLMVGPPGVGKTLVAKAVAGEANVPFFYQNGASFVQIYVGMGAKRVRELFSKAKSYAPSIIFIDEIDAVGKSRGGTRNDEREATLNQLLTEMDGFEDNSGVIVIAATNRIEMIDEALLRSGRFDRRIFLSMPDFNDRVAILNTYLKDKKCDVSAEDIARMSVGFSGAALSTLVNEAAINALRNNESVLKIRDFEAVLNKVLLGKKKVLSYSESEKKIQAVYQGAKALSAYWFDVKFEKISLIEDRFMATEQEIESKSQMISRIKVLISGMCKLEIDENDIFSNSSSDLNLAKEIASKMVYEYGMGSSFVPNPNDVEEILKQAKEEIMSFLKGTNEQIAKISSYLLAYESVDKETLAKILSENY from the coding sequence ATGAAATTAAGCCAGATGCCAATTATGCAAAAATTTAAATTTAACAGAAAAAATATCCTAATAATCGCCGCTATCGCTTTAATAGGTGTGCTACTTTTTGCCGTTAGCAAAGAGCCACGAAATATCACATACTCTCAGTATATGCAGCTCATGGAGGGAAATTTTGTCGATAGAGCAGTGATAGACGGTGATGAAGTCATACTTTATGCACAAAACAATCGCTTTTCTATCATAAAAGAGGGCATTGATTTAAAAGAGCTTATCAAAAAAGTGCCTGTTGAAAAGACTAAGCAATACATCACTCCTGGTATGGTTTGGGGATTTATCATCTTTGTTTGTTTTATTCTTTGGTACGCTTACATTTTTAGGAGTATTAACAAAAAAAACGAGAGCCTTTTTAGTAAAAAAGATGGTGCTTTAGAGATAGAAAGCGTGCTAAATCAAAATGTGATGCCAGTTATTTCAAATGTTAGATTTAGTGATGTGGCTGGCATTAGCGAAGTCAAGAGCGAGCTTAGTGAGATAGTTGACTTTTTGAAAAACCCACAAAAATACAGAAATTTTGGTATCAAAATGCCAAAAGGTGTGCTAATGGTAGGTCCTCCAGGTGTTGGCAAGACACTTGTTGCAAAGGCCGTTGCAGGCGAGGCAAATGTACCATTTTTCTACCAAAATGGTGCTAGCTTTGTGCAAATTTATGTTGGTATGGGCGCAAAAAGAGTAAGAGAGCTTTTTAGCAAAGCTAAGTCTTATGCTCCGTCTATTATATTTATTGACGAGATAGATGCTGTTGGTAAGAGTAGGGGCGGTACGAGAAACGATGAGAGAGAGGCTACACTAAATCAGCTATTAACAGAAATGGACGGCTTTGAGGATAACTCAGGCGTCATTGTTATAGCTGCAACAAATAGAATCGAGATGATCGATGAGGCACTGCTTAGATCGGGTCGCTTTGATAGGAGAATTTTTCTTTCGATGCCTGATTTCAACGACAGAGTGGCTATTTTAAATACCTATTTAAAAGATAAAAAATGCGATGTTTCAGCCGAAGACATCGCTAGGATGAGCGTTGGTTTTTCAGGTGCGGCACTTAGCACACTTGTAAATGAAGCTGCGATAAATGCTCTAAGAAATAATGAGAGCGTACTAAAAATAAGAGACTTTGAAGCTGTTTTAAACAAGGTTTTGCTTGGTAAGAAAAAGGTTCTAAGCTACAGCGAAAGTGAGAAAAAAATCCAAGCCGTCTATCAAGGTGCAAAGGCACTTAGTGCTTATTGGTTTGATGTAAAATTTGAAAAAATTTCACTCATTGAAGACCGCTTCATGGCAACAGAGCAAGAGATCGAGTCAAAATCACAGATGATCTCTCGCATTAAAGTATTAATCTCTGGCATGTGTAAGCTTGAAATAGATGAAAATGATATTTTTTCAAACTCGAGCAGTGATCTAAATTTAGCCAAAGAGATCGCATCAAAGATGGTTTATGAATACGGCATGGGAAGTTCATTTGTCCCTAATCCAAATGATGTAGAAGAAATTTTAAAACAAGCAAAAGAAGAGATAATGTCCTTTTTAAAGGGTACAAACGAGCAGATCGCAAAGATCAGCTCATATCTGCTGGCCTACGAGAGTGTAGATAAAGAGACGCTGGCAAAAATTTTAAGCGAAAACTATTAA
- the thiH gene encoding 2-iminoacetate synthase ThiH encodes MKFTRTNHMQLLPHMQDVGSEIMDEILKERASYKPEIYTEEDVKAALNAKHCSLENLKALLSPAAAPFLEQIAQLAQAKTRANFGSNITLFTPLYIANYCDNLCVYCGFNAKNNIKRAKLSDEEIIRELREISKSGLEEILILTGESETNSSVAYIANACALAKKFFKVVGVEIYPLNSDDYTLLHKSGVDYVTVFQETYNPTKYEKIHLGGNKRIFPYRINAQERALLGGMRGVGFAALLGIDEFRLDAFATALHASLVQKKYPHAEIAFSCPRLRPIINNDRINPRDVGERELLQVICAYRIFMPTASITISTREKAKFRDNAVKIAANKISAGVKVSIGAHGEEKKGDEQFEISDDRSVDEIKAMIKANGLEPLMSEYVYV; translated from the coding sequence ATGAAATTTACAAGAACTAATCACATGCAGCTGCTACCTCACATGCAAGATGTTGGCAGCGAGATCATGGATGAAATTTTAAAAGAGCGCGCGAGCTACAAGCCAGAAATTTACACAGAAGAAGACGTAAAAGCCGCTCTTAATGCAAAGCACTGCTCACTTGAAAATCTAAAAGCCCTACTCTCGCCTGCTGCAGCGCCATTTTTAGAGCAAATCGCCCAGCTCGCCCAAGCAAAAACAAGGGCAAATTTTGGCTCAAACATCACGCTTTTTACTCCGCTTTATATAGCAAACTACTGCGATAACCTCTGCGTTTATTGCGGTTTTAATGCTAAAAATAATATAAAAAGGGCAAAGCTAAGCGACGAGGAGATCATAAGGGAGCTAAGAGAAATTTCAAAGAGCGGCTTAGAAGAAATTTTAATACTAACTGGCGAGAGCGAGACTAATTCAAGTGTCGCTTACATCGCAAATGCCTGCGCTTTGGCAAAGAAATTTTTTAAAGTCGTTGGGGTTGAAATTTACCCGCTAAATTCGGACGACTACACCCTGCTTCACAAAAGCGGCGTGGACTACGTGACCGTCTTTCAAGAGACCTACAATCCCACAAAATACGAGAAAATCCACCTTGGCGGCAACAAGAGAATTTTCCCATACCGCATAAATGCGCAAGAGCGAGCGCTTCTTGGAGGCATGAGAGGGGTTGGCTTTGCCGCACTTCTTGGCATAGATGAATTTAGACTTGACGCCTTTGCTACGGCACTTCACGCAAGCTTAGTTCAAAAAAAGTATCCGCACGCTGAGATCGCATTTTCGTGCCCAAGACTTCGCCCTATCATCAACAACGACCGCATCAATCCACGTGACGTGGGCGAGCGCGAGCTTTTACAAGTGATCTGCGCTTATAGAATTTTTATGCCAACAGCTAGCATAACGATCTCAACCAGAGAAAAGGCGAAATTTCGCGACAACGCCGTAAAGATCGCTGCAAATAAGATAAGCGCTGGCGTAAAAGTGAGCATCGGCGCTCACGGCGAAGAGAAAAAGGGCGACGAGCAGTTTGAGATAAGCGACGACAGAAGCGTGGACGAGATCAAAGCTATGATAAAAGCAAACGGCCTAGAGCCCTTGATGAGCGAGTATGTCTATGTTTAA
- a CDS encoding thiamine phosphate synthase: MSMFKILCVADFESYKGDDFLKRIQLLCKAGVDEILLRAKGLNEANFYDLARVVAQICENYRKKFIINQFFDVACKLKGDFWLTSAQLEFFKNHGVFLDEFRKTAKIYAPAHDLEQAKISAAIADTLVASHIFATSCKEDLEPKGVNFISELKSFDKKIYALGGLDSGNYKEAIKAGANGICFMSLAMSGDIELIKKIVESKNG; this comes from the coding sequence ATGTCTATGTTTAAAATTCTCTGCGTGGCCGACTTTGAAAGCTATAAAGGTGATGACTTTTTAAAGAGAATTCAGCTACTTTGCAAGGCTGGCGTGGATGAAATTTTGCTTCGTGCAAAGGGTCTAAACGAGGCTAATTTTTACGATCTTGCCAGGGTTGTGGCTCAAATTTGTGAAAACTACCGCAAGAAATTTATCATTAATCAATTTTTTGACGTAGCTTGCAAGCTAAAAGGCGACTTTTGGCTCACTTCGGCGCAGCTTGAGTTTTTTAAAAATCACGGCGTTTTTTTAGATGAATTTAGAAAAACAGCTAAAATTTACGCCCCAGCTCACGACCTAGAGCAGGCTAAAATTTCAGCCGCTATTGCTGACACACTAGTGGCCTCTCATATATTTGCCACTTCTTGTAAGGAAGACTTAGAGCCAAAAGGGGTAAATTTTATAAGCGAACTAAAAAGCTTTGATAAAAAAATTTACGCACTTGGCGGACTAGATAGTGGGAACTACAAAGAGGCCATAAAAGCTGGCGCAAATGGCATTTGCTTCATGAGCCTAGCAATGAGCGGCGATATAGAGCTTATAAAAAAGATAGTAGAGAGCAAAAACGGCTAA
- the mtaB gene encoding tRNA (N(6)-L-threonylcarbamoyladenosine(37)-C(2))-methylthiotransferase MtaB encodes MMQKIFFKTFGCRTNIYDTELLKSYIKDYEITNDEDAADIVVINSCTVTNSADSGVRNYINGVKRRGAKVVLTGCGAVSKGKELFNSGIFGVLGASKKSDLNELLKQEKPFFELGNLNSVDRNIVTNYENHTKAFIKIQEGCNFNCSYCIIPSVRGKARSMDEAMILKEARILAQNGYNELVLTGTNIGSYGKDTNSSLGKLLASLGKISGIRRIRLGSIEPSQIDESFREILKEEWLERHLHIALQHTSQAMLKIMRRRNDAFSDLELFNELGSLGFALGTDYIVGHPGESEEIWAEAVENFKKFPITHLHAFVYSPRRDTYSATLKSDVSGDVAKSRLKILQGIALQNNENFRKKHYGALKILVEQKNGDLYEGFDQFYNKAKIFSEKDITKEWVEVSEYEIKPDANYAKI; translated from the coding sequence TTGATGCAAAAGATATTTTTTAAAACATTTGGATGTCGTACAAATATCTATGATACCGAGCTTTTAAAAAGCTACATCAAAGACTACGAGATCACAAATGATGAAGATGCTGCTGATATTGTCGTGATAAACTCTTGCACAGTCACAAATTCTGCCGATAGCGGTGTCAGAAACTACATAAACGGTGTAAAAAGGCGTGGAGCGAAGGTGGTGCTAACTGGGTGTGGTGCGGTTAGCAAGGGTAAAGAGCTATTTAATAGCGGTATATTTGGCGTGCTTGGGGCTAGTAAAAAGAGCGATTTAAATGAGCTTTTAAAGCAAGAAAAACCATTTTTTGAGCTTGGAAATTTAAACTCGGTCGATAGAAATATAGTTACAAATTACGAAAATCACACAAAGGCTTTTATAAAAATTCAGGAAGGTTGTAATTTTAACTGCAGCTACTGTATCATCCCTTCAGTGCGTGGTAAGGCTAGAAGCATGGATGAGGCTATGATATTAAAAGAGGCAAGAATTTTAGCCCAAAACGGCTATAATGAGCTTGTCCTAACTGGCACAAATATAGGCAGTTACGGTAAAGACACAAATAGCTCTCTTGGTAAGCTTTTGGCAAGCTTGGGTAAAATTTCTGGCATTAGACGTATTAGGCTCGGAAGTATTGAGCCAAGCCAGATAGATGAGAGCTTTAGAGAAATTTTAAAAGAAGAGTGGCTAGAACGTCATCTTCATATCGCACTTCAGCACACGAGTCAGGCGATGCTAAAGATCATGCGAAGACGCAACGATGCATTTAGTGATCTGGAGCTTTTTAATGAGCTTGGCTCACTTGGCTTTGCGCTTGGTACGGACTACATCGTGGGACATCCGGGCGAGAGTGAGGAGATATGGGCAGAGGCTGTGGAAAATTTTAAGAAATTTCCTATCACGCATCTGCATGCTTTTGTCTATTCACCAAGGCGTGATACGTATTCAGCGACACTAAAGAGTGATGTTAGCGGTGATGTGGCAAAAAGTAGGCTAAAAATTTTACAAGGTATAGCTTTGCAAAATAATGAAAATTTTAGAAAAAAACATTATGGGGCTTTAAAAATTTTAGTCGAGCAAAAAAACGGTGACCTTTACGAGGGCTTTGATCAGTTTTACAATAAAGCTAAAATTTTTAGCGAAAAAGACATAACTAAAGAGTGGGTGGAGGTAAGCGAATATGAAATTAAGCCAGATGCCAATTATGCAAAAATTTAA
- a CDS encoding mechanosensitive ion channel domain-containing protein: MKKILVLILFCFTLYAEENVTLEQNGSQNLQNNELVKDISNLDNSLKNNIWITRYANYNTYQRLIDELEKNENELKKLDKSSRRGSDIIKRIQTLKEQINLLKEYEKTPFSNMLAAPEMDTPPRITSPVALISGFSYIKKIKSDKIEYQRHIKELDTLLEKLETKENLLNRLNLIEENEQNRESLNLLKQEIGDFKAAKQIADTTYNVYEKRADEAINLTTSDIKAQFLSMGYTAIIILLTIGLTFIAKFIVKRTITDNERFYTVNKFLNVLNITVIIIILLFSYIENVTYLVTVLGFASAGIAIAMKDMFMSMLGWMVIMFGGSIHVGDRIRVLHDGSEFVGDVIDISLLRLTVFEDVSYSTYKTNRRAGRIIFVPNNYIFTDLIANYAHYGMKTVWDGIDIVISFDSNHKKAVYLARNVVKKYSKGYTDIAKRQMNKLRSQYSIKNPNVEPRIYTFFEPYGINVSCWYMANSYATLALRSTISAEIIEAFLAQDDIKIAYPTQTMFIGKKENPSDHTAHSEQESENI, translated from the coding sequence ATGAAAAAGATCCTAGTTTTAATACTTTTTTGCTTTACCCTTTATGCCGAAGAAAACGTTACGCTTGAGCAAAATGGCTCACAAAATTTACAAAATAACGAGCTTGTAAAAGATATTTCAAATCTAGATAACTCCCTAAAAAACAATATCTGGATCACAAGATATGCTAACTATAACACTTATCAAAGGCTTATTGATGAGCTTGAAAAAAATGAAAATGAACTAAAAAAGCTAGACAAAAGCTCAAGAAGAGGCAGTGATATTATAAAGAGAATCCAAACTCTAAAAGAGCAGATAAATTTACTAAAAGAGTATGAAAAAACGCCATTTTCAAATATGCTAGCAGCCCCTGAAATGGATACTCCACCAAGGATAACAAGTCCTGTTGCACTTATATCTGGCTTTTCGTATATCAAAAAGATAAAGAGTGATAAGATCGAGTATCAAAGGCATATAAAAGAGCTTGATACGCTTTTAGAAAAGCTTGAAACAAAAGAAAATTTACTAAATAGACTAAATTTGATTGAAGAAAATGAGCAAAATAGGGAAAGCCTAAACTTGTTAAAACAAGAAATAGGCGACTTTAAAGCGGCAAAACAGATCGCTGATACAACTTATAATGTCTATGAAAAAAGAGCTGATGAGGCTATAAATTTAACCACCTCTGATATAAAAGCTCAGTTTTTAAGTATGGGCTATACAGCTATCATCATTCTTTTGACGATTGGACTAACATTTATCGCTAAATTTATCGTTAAAAGAACGATTACTGATAATGAGAGATTTTACACAGTCAATAAATTTTTAAACGTTTTAAATATCACTGTTATCATCATAATCTTACTTTTTTCGTATATCGAAAACGTCACATATCTAGTAACCGTGTTAGGTTTTGCTTCAGCTGGTATCGCCATTGCGATGAAAGATATGTTTATGAGTATGCTTGGCTGGATGGTGATCATGTTTGGTGGCTCTATACATGTGGGTGATAGGATAAGGGTGCTTCATGATGGTAGTGAATTTGTGGGCGATGTGATCGATATCTCTTTGCTTAGGTTGACCGTTTTTGAGGATGTTAGCTACTCGACTTATAAGACAAACCGCCGTGCAGGTAGAATCATCTTTGTGCCAAATAACTATATCTTTACTGACCTCATCGCAAACTATGCTCATTATGGTATGAAGACCGTTTGGGATGGTATAGATATCGTTATAAGCTTTGATAGCAATCATAAAAAAGCTGTGTATCTAGCAAGAAATGTCGTTAAAAAATATTCAAAAGGCTATACCGATATCGCAAAACGCCAGATGAATAAACTAAGAAGTCAATACAGCATCAAAAATCCAAACGTCGAGCCAAGAATTTATACATTTTTTGAGCCTTATGGCATAAATGTCTCATGCTGGTATATGGCAAATTCTTATGCGACTTTGGCTCTTAGAAGCACTATTAGCGCTGAGATTATAGAAGCATTTTTAGCTCAAGATGATATAAAGATCGCTTATCCAACACAAACCATGTTTATAGGCAAAAAAGAAAATCCAAGCGACCATACCGCTCACAGTGAGCAAGAGAGTGAAAATATTTGA
- a CDS encoding nitrogen fixation protein NifR produces MGLTDSLNLKATAFANRWRLVIKIWLVFSFLSYALAYYFGLEVFGFISATSIFGCVCLLAFSSLLWFIASLVFLQPLVFLLLEKFDESITVYALACAIWLLGWITLSIVVDDKFARLGNDILLKVSRIVLVGDFALLYFLNYNNSFDIETLIKSNLTKSLLLVLNSYMLPSLVTLLIFDIKTYIASKNE; encoded by the coding sequence ATGGGTTTGACAGATAGCCTAAATTTAAAAGCCACTGCCTTTGCAAATAGGTGGCGACTTGTTATTAAAATTTGGCTTGTTTTTTCTTTTTTATCCTATGCGCTAGCATATTATTTTGGGTTAGAGGTTTTTGGCTTTATCTCGGCCACTTCTATCTTTGGCTGTGTTTGCCTGCTAGCCTTTAGCTCACTTCTTTGGTTTATCGCTAGCCTTGTATTTTTGCAACCCTTGGTATTTTTACTACTTGAAAAATTTGATGAAAGCATTACTGTTTATGCTTTAGCCTGCGCAATTTGGCTGCTTGGATGGATCACTTTGTCGATTGTGGTCGATGATAAATTTGCAAGACTGGGAAATGACATCTTGCTAAAGGTCTCTCGCATAGTTCTTGTTGGCGACTTTGCCTTGCTATATTTTTTAAACTACAACAACAGCTTTGACATAGAGACTTTAATAAAGTCAAATTTGACAAAGTCGCTGCTTTTAGTGCTAAACTCCTATATGCTGCCATCGCTTGTGACGCTACTTATATTTGATATAAAAACATATATCGCTAGCAAAAATGAGTAA
- the aroB gene encoding 3-dehydroquinate synthase — MQINLNLKEKASNYKIYINELQRLELKGKVGIVTNAKVAGLHLKKLLSVLKCDEKFIISVPDGEEYKNLETVEQILEQLFVSKFDRSSTLIAFGGGVISDMTGFAASIYERGINFINIPTTLLAQVDASVGGKTGVNNKFGKNLIGSFYQPKAVFCEINFLKTLPKREFAAGVAEALKMAITFDKEMFDWLKSINLDDENLAKLVEKSINLKAKVVEQDEKEKGLRAILNYGHTFAHVIENETNYKEFLHGEAVAIGMNIANRLSVKLGLMSEAEAEDIKQVLVKFGLPVNYKIENEYAFYEAFFMDKKTKDDKINFIIADKIGSAIIKNDVKKEDVLKILREFK, encoded by the coding sequence ATGCAGATAAACTTAAACCTTAAAGAAAAAGCATCAAACTATAAAATTTATATAAACGAGCTTCAAAGACTAGAGCTAAAAGGCAAGGTTGGCATCGTCACAAACGCTAAAGTAGCGGGGCTTCATCTTAAAAAGCTACTTAGTGTTTTGAAGTGTGATGAGAAATTTATCATAAGTGTGCCTGACGGCGAAGAGTATAAAAATCTTGAAACGGTAGAGCAAATTTTGGAGCAGCTTTTTGTCAGCAAATTTGATCGCTCATCTACGTTAATCGCCTTTGGTGGTGGCGTCATAAGCGATATGACTGGCTTTGCGGCGAGTATCTATGAAAGAGGAATAAATTTCATAAATATCCCAACTACGCTTCTAGCGCAAGTTGATGCGAGTGTGGGTGGAAAGACCGGAGTAAATAATAAATTTGGTAAAAATTTAATAGGATCATTTTATCAGCCAAAGGCGGTTTTTTGTGAGATAAATTTCTTAAAGACATTACCAAAGAGAGAATTTGCAGCTGGTGTGGCTGAAGCTTTAAAGATGGCGATAACTTTTGATAAAGAGATGTTTGATTGGTTAAAAAGCATAAATTTAGACGATGAAAATTTAGCTAAGCTGGTTGAAAAGTCTATAAATTTAAAAGCAAAAGTGGTTGAGCAAGATGAGAAGGAAAAGGGGCTAAGAGCCATCCTAAACTACGGCCATACCTTCGCTCACGTTATAGAAAATGAGACAAATTATAAAGAATTTTTACACGGCGAAGCAGTAGCAATAGGTATGAATATAGCAAATCGCTTAAGTGTAAAACTAGGGCTCATGAGCGAGGCAGAAGCAGAGGATATCAAACAGGTTTTAGTGAAATTTGGCCTTCCAGTAAACTACAAAATAGAAAATGAATATGCATTTTACGAGGCATTTTTTATGGATAAAAAGACAAAAGATGATAAGATAAATTTCATCATTGCAGATAAAATCGGCAGTGCGATCATAAAAAATGACGTCAAAAAAGAAGACGTTTTAAAAATTTTAAGAGAATTTAAATGA